Proteins from one Ahaetulla prasina isolate Xishuangbanna chromosome 2, ASM2864084v1, whole genome shotgun sequence genomic window:
- the PTTG1 gene encoding securin translates to MTTHIFIDKENGETVTTTATKDRLKQLLAPSKVFVEKSHPKTPLVGRTANVNLTESQSVRKALGSLNRPLTTTKSRFPKGKKFLSKKANENTSRTEDNSMVPEECPEKENLFSYNPLDFESFDVPEEHRLSHMSLTGVPLITFDSAPDRFASSIPLPAKQPLISWDYDCLQSTKEFLATLDEIVIDLPPPL, encoded by the exons ATGACAACACATATCTTCATAGACAAAGAGAATGGAGAAACTGTCACCACTACTGCTACCAAAGATCGACTAAAACAGCTATTGGCACCTT CAAAAGTGTTTGTAGAAAAGTCTCATCCTAAAACCCCTCTTGTTGGAAGGACAGCTAATGTGAATCTAACAGAATCTCAATCAGTCAGGAAGGCTCTGGGAAGTTTGAACAGAcctctaacaacaacaaagagtcGGTTCCCTAAAGGAAAAAAGTTCTTGTCGAAAAAG GCGAATGAAAATACCAGCAGAACTGAAGACAACAGCATGGTTCCTGAAGAATGTCCAGAGAAGGAGAATCTTTTTTCTTATAATCCTCTAG ATTTTGAGAGTTTTGATGTTCCTGAAGAGCACCGGCTGAGCCATATGTCTTTGACTGGAGTTCCTCTTATTACATTTGATAGTGCACCTGATAGATTTGCAAGCAGCATCCCTCTGCCTGCAAAACAACCTTTAATTTCATGGGACTATG attgtCTGCAGTCAACTAAGGAATTTCTGGCCACTCTGGATGAAATAGTTATTGATCTTCCCCCTCCCTTGTAA